A single window of Eucalyptus grandis isolate ANBG69807.140 chromosome 1, ASM1654582v1, whole genome shotgun sequence DNA harbors:
- the LOC104434797 gene encoding probable serine/threonine-protein kinase WNK11, translating to MPAATADTSDRDVEPFLELDPTGRFGRYGDLLGHGAVKKVYRAFDQEEGVEVAWNQVRLANFSDDPVFINRLYSEVQLLSTLKNKYIIVCHSVWRNDENHTLNFITEVCNSGNLRNYRRKHRQVSIKALKKWSKQILEGLDYLHTHDPCIIHRDLNCSNIFMNGNIGQIKIGDLGLAAVVGKSHIAHSLIGTPEYMAPELYEEDYTETVDIYSFGMCLLEMVTMEIPYSECDSIAKIYKKVTGGIWPRAMTRVTNPEVKAFIEKCIAQPRARPSASDLLKDPFFSEVSGDETDPTG from the exons ATGCCGGCAGCAACTGCTGACACATCCGATCGAGATGTGGAACCTTTCCTGGAGCTTGATCCAACGGGGCGATTTGGGAGGTATGGCGATCTCCTTGGACATGGTGCAGTGAAAAAGGTCTACAGAGCATTTGATCAGGAAGAAGGAGTAGAGGTGGCTTGGAATCAGGTTCGTTTGGCTAATTTCAGCGACGATCCGGTGTTCATCAATCGTCTTTACTCGGAGGTTCAGTTGCTGAGCACATTGAAGAACAAATACATTATTGTCTGCCACAGTGTGTGGAGGAACGATGAAAACCATACTCTGAACTTCATTACGGAAGTATGCAATTCAGGGAACTTGAGGAATTACAGGAGGAAACATCGTCAAGTGTCTATCAAGGCGCTGAAAAAATGGTCAAAGCAAATACTGGAGGGACTGGATTATCTCCATACGCATGACCCCTGCATCATTCACAGAGATTTGAATTGCAGCAATATCTTTATGAATGGGAACATTGGCCAG ATAAAAATTGGTGATCTGGGGTTGGCAGCTGTTGTGGGTAAGAGCCATATAGCGCATTCATTGATTGGGACTCCAGAGTATATGGCACCCGAGCTGTATGAGGAGGACTACACAGAGACGGTGGATATTTACTCTTTTGGAATGTGTTTGCTGGAGATGGTGACCATGGAGATACCCTACAGTGAATGTGACAGTATTGCCAAAATATACAAGAAGGTGACGGGTGGCATATGGCCTCGAGCTATGACCAGAGTGACAAATCCAGAAGTGAAGGCTTTTATTGAGAAGTGCATAGCTCAGCCAAGGGCGCGACCATCGGCCTCCGATCTTCTCAAGGACCCCTTCTTTTCTGAGGTCTCTGGTGATGAAACTGACCCAACTGGCTGA
- the LOC104434814 gene encoding BTB/POZ domain-containing protein At5g48130 — MEAASPKDNSVASSPFSSPNISALLKIKILSWSQETGLPASVRVRLGDRILCLHKFPLSSKSGYFNKKLNDSTEVELPQDFPGGLETFEKITLFVYGSSTLVDPFNVAALRSAAEFLEMTEEYCSGNLCERFDLYLNQVVLQNWNDTLIVLQKCQTLLPWAEDLLIVSRCIESLAFMACMEILDPERRHDRPVLTLEALASSAWNCESVKEFVSQDLWVKDLIALPFGFFKRIIGSLRRQGMKEKYVSPMIVFYANKWVISAKTRQFRQNSGEIDRDTNVQDKVSTILHGILDLLPMREKSSRIIPVGFYFAMLSKTLELDMRSEIKSKLQDQIALLLPLAHVDDFLIPKSRAESVCFSIELATMESIISTYVSFDLDMNHTPSTSNSVVAELWDAYLANIALDPKLGSKRFMELIEAVPISYRQSHDNLYRALNTFLQAHPDASQEEKNTVCKYLSCQKLSQEVCIEAVQNDLMPLRLIVQALFIQQLNTHQAFKECSDSFRYAHCGEFSGSLSSSRCPYSKSQNLGESPYVDEAEPGRRPLSALLQKDHTIQGLDMAEKEYESTSFRIQTLEQELMSLKRSLQWQNISKRTELTSNKVQNVKPFGLENRSMSRRKNPLGQKTGCIGSVTFATQRKYASRLMKIFRRITLFGSRKTRKKSGATVPRTMSF, encoded by the exons ATGGAAGCTGCAAGTCCAAAAGACAATTCAGTGGCGTCAAGTCCGTTCTCTTCACCGAACATCAGCGCCCTCCTCAAGATCAAGATTCTTTCATG GAGCCAAGAAACAGGATTGCCTGCTTCCGTTCGTGTTCGGCTTGGTGATAGGATCCTCTGCCTGCACAAG TTCCCTTTGTCTTCCAAGAGCGGatatttcaacaaaaagttGAATGATTCAACTGAGGTTGAGCTACCGCAAGATTTTCCAGGAGGGCTGGAGACTTTTGAGAAGATCACCCTGTTCGTCTATGGTTCTTCCACTTTGGTCGACCCTTTTAATGTAGCAGCCCTGCGATCTGCCGCTGAGTTTCTTGAGATGACGGAAGAGTACTGCTCCGGCAATCTGTGTGAGAGGTTCGATTTGTATCTGAACCAAGTAGTTCTGCAAAATTGGAACGACACTTTAATTGTACTCCAGAAGTGCCAAACTTTGCTTCCGTGGGCTGAAGACCTCTTAATTGTGAGCCGCTGCATCGAATCTCTCGCTTTCATGGCTTGCATGGAGATTCTTGATCCGGAAAGGAGACATGACCGACCAGTTTTGACATTAGAGGCATTAGCTAGCTCTGCTTGGAACTGTGAAAGTGTGAAGGAATTCGTGAGCCAAGATCTCTGGGTCAAGGACCTGATTGCTCTGCCATTTGGGTTCTTCAAAAGGATTATAGGATCTCTGAGGAGGCaaggaatgaaagaaaaatacgTTAGCCCAATGATAGTGTTCTATGCAAATAAATGGGTAATCTCAGCGAAGACACGTCAATTTCGTCAGAACTCAGGTGAAATAGACCGTGATACAAATGTTCAGGATAAAGTCTCGACTATCTTACATGGCATTCTTGATTTACTTCCCATGAGGGAGAAGTCTAGCAGAATCATCCCCGTTGGTTTCTACTTTGCTATGCTATCCAAGACTCTAGAGCTCGATATGAGGAGCGAAATCAAATCGAAGTTGCAGGATCAGATCGCATTGCTGTTGCCACTTGCCCATGTGGACGATTTTCTCATACCAAAAAGCAGGGCTGAATCAGTCTGTTTCAGCATAGAGTTGGCTACGATGGAGAGCATTATTTCAACATACGTatcatttgatttggatatgAATCATACTCCTTCTACGAGCAACTCAGTTGTTGCTGAGCTATGGGATGCGTATCTTGCTAACATAGCGCTTGACCCAAAACTGGGATCGAAAAGGTTCATGGAACTGATTGAAGCAGTACCAATTTCCTACAGGCAGAGCCACGACAACTTGTACAGAGCATTGAACACTTTCCTCCAG GCACACCCAGATGCAtcccaagaagaaaagaacacagTCTGCAAGTACCTTAGCTGCCAAAAGCTATCGCAAGAGGTGTGCATCGAGGCTGTTCAGAACGACTTGATGCCTCTCCGTTTAATTGTCCAGGCACTTTTCATTCAACAACTGAACACGCATCAAGCTTTTAAAGAATGCTCCGATTCGTTCAGGTATGCACATTGTGGGGAGTTCTCCGGAAGCCTCTCGAGCTCTAGGTGTCCATACTCCAAGAGTCAGAATCTAGGGGAGAGCCCCTATGTAGATGAAGCAGAGCCAGGCAGAAGGCCCTTGAGCGCTCTACTCCAGAAGGATCACACGATTCAAGGATTAGATATGGCAGAAAAGGAATATGAATCCACCAGCTTCAGGATTCAGACCCTCGAACAAGAGCTCATGTCTTTaaagagaagcctgcaatggCAAAACATTTCGAAGAGAACAGAGCTTACTTCAAACAAAGTACAGAATGTCAAACCATTTGGACTGGAGAATAGATCAATGAGCAGGAGAAAGAACCCTCTCGGACAAAAGACGGGTTGCATTGGCTCTGTCACTTTTGCAACCCAAAGGAAGTACGCCAGCAGACTAATGAAAATATTCCGGCGGATAACATTGTTTGGAAGTAGGAAAACGAGGAAAAAGTCAGGTGCAACAGTTCCACGTActatgtcattctag
- the LOC104434825 gene encoding thymidine kinase, with translation MASVRPSTPRPSAAVPGPAPAQVPGRADGEIHVIVGPMFAGKTTALLRRVKSELTGGRNVAIIKSSKDTRYATDSVVTHDGMKFPCWVLSDLSSFRQEFGDDAYEKLDVIAIDEAQFFEDLYDFCSTIADRDGKIVIVAGLDGDYLRRSFGSVLDVIPLADTVTKLTARCELCGGKAFFTLRKTQETRTELIGGADIYMPVCRQHYVNGQTDADAAEILMKSGIRTDFFLEAASEV, from the exons ATGGCCTCCGTCCGCCCCTCGACCCCTCGCCCCTCCGCCGCCGTACCTGGGCCCGCTCCGGCCCAGGTGCCCGGCCGCGCCGACGGCGAGATCCACGTCATCGTGGGGCCCATGTTCGCCGGCAAGACCACCGCCCTCCTCCGCCGCGTCAAGTCCGAGCTCACCGGCGGCAG GAATGTGGCTATAATAAAGTCGAGCAAGGACACGAGATATGCGACCGATTCGGTGGTGACCCATGATGGAATGAAGTTCCCCTGCTGGGTTTTGTCGGATCTGTCGTCGTTTAGACAGGAATTCGGAGACGATGCCTATGAGAAG CTtgatgtgattgccattgatgaAGCTCAGTTCTTCGAAGACCTTTATGATTTCTGCAGCACAATTGCTGATCGGGACGGGAAAATTGTCATTGTTGCAGGCCTCGATGGTGATTACTTAAG AAGGAGCTTTGGTTCTGTTCTTGATGTAATACCGCTTGCTGATACTGTGACCAAGTTGACAGCTCGATGTGAACTTTGTGGTGGGAAGGCCTTCTTTACATTGAGGAAGACACAGGAGACACGGACCGAACTGATTGGCGGGGCGGACATCTACATGCCAGTTTGCCGTCAGCACTATGTCAATGGACAAACTGATGCAGATGCTGCAGAAATCTTAATGAAGTCTGGAATTAGGACCGATTTCTTTCTTGAGGCAGCTTCAGAGGTTTAG
- the LOC104434835 gene encoding cytochrome b561 and DOMON domain-containing protein At5g47530: MAGPGPVLFALCIVLCSLRMASSQAGTCANHTFSSDRAFASCTDLPVLGAHLHWTYDAASDSLHVAYRATQSPSGWIAWAINPTGTGMAGSQAIVALQNSDGTMRAYTTPVDSYSPSMAEKELSFGVSNVTAEYEGGQMAIFAVVGPLGNGTAGGVNQVWQAGDSVVGGVPQAHATSGDNVKSMGTIDFVSK; encoded by the coding sequence ATGGCCGGCCCAGGACCCGTCCTTTTCGCCCTCTGCATCGTCCTCTGTTCTCTCCGCATGGCCTCGTCCCAGGCCGGCACCTGCGCGAACCACACCTTCTCGAGCGACCGGGCCTTCGCCTCGTGCACCGACCTCCCGGTCCTCGGCGCCCACCTGCACTGGACCTACGACGCCGCCAGCGACAGCCTCCACGTGGCGTACCGGGCCACCCAGTCGCCCTCCGGGTGGATCGCGTGGGCCATCAACCCGACGGGGACGGGCATGGCGGGGTCGCAGGCCATCGTGGCGCTCCAGAACTCGGACGGGACGATGCGGGCCTACACGACGCCGGTGGACAGCTACAGCCCGTCGATGGCGGAGAAGGAGCTGAGCTTCGGGGTGTCGAACGTGACGGCGGAGTACGAGGGCGGGCAGATGGCGATATTCGCGGTGGTGGGGCCGCTGGGGAACGGGACGGCGGGCGGGGTGAACCAGGTGTGGCAGGCGGGGGACTCGGTGGTGGGCGGGGTGCCGCAGGCGCACGCGACGTCGGGGGATAACGTGAAGTCCATGGGGACGATCGACTTCGTCTCcaagtga
- the LOC104454657 gene encoding cytochrome b561 and DOMON domain-containing protein At5g48750-like: MHKAVLPFALFVLITLFAPSLASHACENHTFSNNRTYARCVDLPVLNSSLHWNYNRSSYTLDMAFRHVGTTHSRWVAWAINPSGQQMIGSQALVAYQSNNNGSMRVYTSPVDSYATSLQEGRLKYRVSRLSATFEKESEMTIFAAVHLTSDMGTINQVWQEGPLNGKGDGPSMHATSGDHIKSIGTLNLVTGVTS, translated from the coding sequence ATGCACAAGGCAGTGCTGCCCTTTGCTTTGTTCGTCCTGATCACCTTGTTTGCTCCGTCTTTAGCTAGTCACGCCTGCGAGAACCACACCTTCTCCAACAACAGGACTTACGCCAGATGCGTCGACCTCCCGGTCCTGAACTCGTCCCTCCACTGGAACTACAACCGCTCCTCGTACACGCTCGACATGGCGTTCCGGCATGTCGGCACGACGCACTCGAGGTGGGTTGCCTGGGCGATTAACCCCTCGGGCCAGCAAATGATCGGCTCACAGGCTCTCGTCGCCTATCAGAGCAACAACAACGGCTCTATGCGCGTGTACACGTCGCCGGTCGATTCGTACGCCACCTCATTGCAGGAGGGGAGATTGAAGTACCGGGTTTCGAGGCTGTCGGCGACGTTCGAGAAGGAGAGCGAGATGACGATATTCGCGGCGGTTCACCTGACCAGCGACATGGGGACGATCAACCAAGTATGGCAAGAAGGTCCCCTCAATGGGAAAGGCGACGGGCCGAGCATGCATGCAACGAGTGGAGATCACATCAAATCAATCGGAACTCTCAATCTTGTCACTGGCGTAACATCTTGA
- the LOC104454666 gene encoding cytochrome b561 and DOMON domain-containing protein At5g47530-like — protein MNKPLQLAVFASILISLCCSSRAQTCQNYKFSNQNTYAKCVDLPVLNSFLHWNYTASSFQLDLAFRHVGATASEWVAWAINPLGLKMLGSQALVAYQRPDGTFYAYASPIDGYDTALPEGRLSFSFSKLSGTFEKGEMTIFASLQLTGDLVTINQVWQNGPLKGGTPAIHASSVDHLTSFGTLNLVTGAAI, from the coding sequence ATGAACAAGCCACTGCAGCTCGCGGTCTTTGCCTCGATTCTGATCTCTCTATGCTGTTCGTCTCGTGCTCAGACCTGCCAGAACTACAAGTTCTCGAACCAAAACACCTACGCGAAATGCGTCGATCTCCCGGTCCTGAACTCGTTCCTCCACTGGAACTACACCGCGTCGTCGTTCCAGCTCGACCTGGCGTTCAGGCATGTGGGAGCGACGGCTTCCGAGTGGGTCGCTTGGGCCATCAACCCATTGGGACTCAAAATGTTAGGGTCTCAGGCCCTCGTTGCCTACCAAAGACCGGACGGAACGTTCTACGCTTACGCGTCGCCAATTGACGGCTATGACACGGCGCTGCCGGAGGGGAGATTGAGCTTCAGCTTCTCCAAGCTGTCGGGGACGTTCGAGAAAGGCGAGATGACGATATTCGCGTCGCTTCAGCTGACGGGCGACTTGGTAACGATCAACCAGGTGTGGCAAAATGGCCCCTTGAAAGGTGGTACACCGGCTATTCATGCTTCGAGCGTGGATCATCTCACGTCGTTTGGGACTCTGAACCTTGTCACCGGCGCTGCAATTTAG